The Armatimonadota bacterium DNA window CTGTGGCCAGGAGGATCTGGTAGCCTGTGACTTCTCTGTAGTTGCGGAATGGCCTATCCCAGGCAATCTTGACGTGAGCTCCGACGACCGTAAGAACGGGTGCGGCGGGAGCATCTGGGACTTGTGAGGTGTTCACGCTGGTTGCAGCAGTGAACAGGCCTTCTCCGTACTTGTTGTAGGCTCTCACCTTGAATTGGTAGATTCCACCTCCGACGAGTGAGTCCACGTTAGCGTAAGTCAAGAGACCGCCAACATCAGTGCGAGTCGTTTTGTACTTGCTTACCCATGTGGTGACGTTGTTGCCCTGATCCCAGTACACCTCGTATGAAGTGATATCAACGTTCCAACCGCCTCTGGCTGAGCCAGTGAGAGCGGTCCAGACGACCTTAGTCCTGTCGTTGAATGTGGAGGGCACGTCGATGCTAGCAACGCTGAGGTTGGTAGGCTCAGTCTCGATGGTGGCTCCGACGGTGTTGACCTCAGAGTACTCTCCATCACCCTTAAGGTTGGTTCCTCTGATCTTCACCCTGATGAGGCTGTCTCTTGGGCGCAGAGTTAGAGTTCTGAGTAGTGTCATCGGCACACTGCACTTCTTCGCTGCCACAACGGCCGATCCCACGCCGGCTCCACAGTTAGTGAGCTCAGTGACGAAGTCTCCGTTCGCCTGCATGAAGAGGATCGAGTAGCTAATGATTGGAGAAGAGTGCTCATTAGGCAAATCCCATTCGATGTCTACACTGGTAGCATCAGCGTTAGCCAGAGTGACTCTTGGGATGTTTGTCTTGCCGGGCTTGTCGTCGGGGATTACTGTAGTAATCGTAGAGTTGACTCCATAACCGTAGATGTTGCGGGCCCTTACCATGAAGCGGTAGGTCTGACCGCCAGTCACTGCATTCTTCGTGTAGGAAGTGACGAGGGCGTTGGTCAATTCAACAAAATCGGTAGCGGGTTACTTGGTGCTATCACCAGCGTCCCAGAGGAGGCTGTAGGCAATGACAGCGCTGCTGCCTGCGTCGACACCGCTTAGGGCGA harbors:
- a CDS encoding fibronectin type III domain-containing protein; this encodes MTNALVTSYTKNAVTGGQTYRFMVRARNIYGYGVNSTITTVIPDDKPGKTNIPRVTLANADATSVDIEWDLPNEHSSPIISYSILFMQANGDFVTELTNCGAGVGSAVVAAKKCSVPMTLLRTLTLRPRDSLIRVKIRGTNLKGDGEYSEVNTVGATIETEPTNLSVASIDVPSTFNDRTKVVWTALTGSARGGWNVDITSYEVYWDQGNNVTTWVSKYKTTRTDVGGLLTYANVDSLVGGGIYQFKVRAYNKYGEGLFTAATSVNTSQVPDAPAAPVLTVVGAHVKIAWDRPFRNYREVTGYQILLATATVKDGEGKDTN